One window of Marinomonas primoryensis genomic DNA carries:
- a CDS encoding YbgA family protein gives MPLFLNTPDQLTHKIPVGISACLLGENVRYNGGHSHSNYCDNVLSEYFDYQKFCPEMAAGFGTPRPTLRLEGDPNSPRMTFTKNSDEDVSETFMAASNQYLEKLSHLDGYILMKKSPSCGMERIKVYQENGHPHMQRSAGLFTKELQRRYPLLPIEEDGRLNDPILRENFLLRVFTHHDFRHSVGEKPKMKDLIAFHSRYKYMVMAHSQPVYRQLGRLLSGNDPRPVDELKDAYFEILMTTLSQPAERKNHCNVLMHLVGYLKHAVDVSVRKDILDVVEQYRRGEVNLATPITLLRHYLKHYGSEYINEQSYFIPYPSPLGIRNTV, from the coding sequence ATGCCACTTTTTTTGAATACACCAGACCAGTTAACACACAAAATACCTGTCGGCATCAGCGCATGTTTACTGGGTGAAAACGTCCGATACAATGGCGGCCACAGCCACTCTAATTACTGTGACAACGTGCTAAGCGAGTATTTTGACTATCAAAAATTTTGCCCTGAAATGGCCGCAGGATTTGGTACGCCTCGACCAACATTACGCCTAGAAGGTGACCCAAATTCACCGAGAATGACGTTCACTAAGAACTCCGATGAAGATGTCTCTGAAACTTTCATGGCGGCGTCTAATCAATATCTGGAAAAGCTATCTCATTTAGACGGCTACATATTGATGAAAAAGTCCCCTAGTTGCGGCATGGAACGCATTAAGGTGTATCAAGAAAACGGTCATCCACACATGCAGAGAAGTGCAGGTTTATTCACCAAAGAGTTGCAACGACGTTATCCATTATTGCCAATCGAAGAAGATGGTCGTTTAAATGATCCAATACTCAGAGAGAATTTTTTATTACGAGTTTTTACTCATCATGATTTTCGTCATAGCGTTGGGGAAAAACCAAAAATGAAAGACCTTATCGCCTTTCATAGCCGTTATAAATATATGGTTATGGCGCACTCTCAACCGGTTTATCGACAACTTGGTCGTCTACTGTCAGGCAATGACCCAAGGCCTGTTGATGAGTTAAAAGATGCCTATTTTGAAATATTAATGACAACCTTGTCACAACCAGCAGAACGTAAGAATCACTGTAATGTGTTGATGCACCTTGTAGGTTATTTAAAACATGCCGTCGATGTGTCGGTCAGAAAAGACATTCTGGATGTGGTCGAACAATACCGCCGCGGCGAAGTCAATCTTGCGACACCGATCACACTGTTGCGTCACTACTTAAAACACTACGGCAGCGAATACATTAACGAGCAAAGTTACTTCATCCCATACCCATCGCCACTTGGCATTCGCAATACGGTATAA
- a CDS encoding cryptochrome/photolyase family protein: MKIEHLVWLRNDLRCLDNPALHSASLEANALNKGIGVVVTVTPTQWSEHNESDAKTGLRAGLIKTLAKTLAALGIPLHIINAETFDALPDAMTAFCLDHGIKHLWFNRDLPIHEQQRDHSVCEQLHQHQIKTHTLSADLIVPQAVFSQQGTPFKVFTPFFKRWLTLLAQQDITPLPALESQADPLPEPSLNFTWEKPFREDLWPADHDIAKQKLWLFCHHKERHYQESRDYPVQPATSTLSPYLALGALGPRQCLEAIIYTCNQEERRWQDSIWLKELAWRDFYRQLMEHFPFLSMSRPFKQETNALLWRNNEAEFTAWCEGKTGFPIIDAAMRQLNQTGWMHNRLRMVTASFFTKLLFADWRKGEAYFMSQLIDGEFAANNGGWQWSASTGCDAAPYFRVFNPTRQSQTYDKSGDFIKRFVPELATLDAKCIHNPSPEQRKQCGYPEPVIDYKPARLAAIAAFDELKGR; encoded by the coding sequence ATGAAAATAGAACATCTTGTTTGGCTCAGAAATGACCTTCGCTGCCTAGATAACCCCGCACTGCATTCAGCGTCTTTAGAGGCGAATGCCTTAAACAAGGGCATTGGCGTTGTTGTGACCGTCACGCCAACACAATGGTCCGAACATAATGAATCGGATGCCAAAACAGGTTTACGAGCAGGACTTATTAAAACCTTAGCAAAGACCTTGGCGGCTCTTGGGATTCCATTGCATATTATTAACGCAGAGACCTTTGATGCGTTGCCAGATGCCATGACCGCGTTTTGCCTAGATCATGGCATCAAGCATCTTTGGTTTAATCGTGACTTGCCCATACACGAGCAACAACGTGACCACTCGGTTTGCGAACAGTTACACCAACATCAAATTAAGACCCATACTCTGTCTGCTGATCTTATCGTTCCACAGGCTGTCTTTAGTCAGCAAGGTACGCCATTTAAAGTATTTACACCTTTTTTCAAACGTTGGCTCACACTCCTTGCACAACAAGATATAACGCCACTTCCAGCACTGGAGTCCCAAGCTGATCCCCTGCCGGAGCCATCGCTAAACTTTACTTGGGAGAAACCTTTTCGGGAGGACTTATGGCCAGCGGATCATGATATTGCCAAGCAAAAACTCTGGCTATTCTGTCACCATAAAGAACGCCATTACCAAGAAAGCAGAGATTACCCAGTGCAGCCTGCCACCAGCACATTGTCGCCCTATCTTGCATTAGGCGCATTAGGACCAAGGCAGTGTTTAGAAGCAATCATTTACACTTGCAACCAAGAAGAACGACGCTGGCAAGACAGCATTTGGTTAAAAGAATTGGCGTGGCGCGACTTCTACCGTCAACTCATGGAACACTTCCCTTTTCTCTCTATGAGTCGCCCTTTCAAACAGGAAACTAATGCCTTACTTTGGCGAAACAATGAAGCAGAATTTACGGCGTGGTGTGAAGGTAAAACAGGCTTTCCCATTATCGATGCCGCCATGCGACAGCTTAATCAAACTGGCTGGATGCATAACCGCTTAAGAATGGTCACGGCGAGTTTCTTTACCAAACTGCTTTTTGCAGACTGGCGAAAAGGCGAAGCGTACTTCATGAGTCAGCTTATTGATGGTGAGTTTGCGGCAAATAACGGTGGTTGGCAGTGGAGCGCATCGACCGGTTGCGATGCGGCGCCTTATTTTCGCGTTTTCAACCCAACCAGACAATCACAAACCTATGATAAGAGTGGCGATTTTATCAAACGCTTTGTTCCTGAGCTCGCAACGCTAGACGCAAAATGCATCCATAATCCAAGTCCTGAGCAGAGAAAACAGTGCGGCTATCCAGAGCCCGTTATCGATTATAAACCAGCAAGATTGGCAGCCATCGCTGCTTTTGATGAACTAAAAGGGCGATAA